A single region of the Streptomyces sp. NBC_01262 genome encodes:
- the gyrB gene encoding DNA topoisomerase (ATP-hydrolyzing) subunit B: MLCQKGRFVADSGNPNESKTSTAAGSGAPSSGSSYDASAITVLEGLDAVRKRPGMYIGSTGERGLHHLVQEVVDNSVDEALAGHADTIDVTILADGGVRVIDNGRGIPVGIIPSEGKPAVEVVLTVLHAGGKFGGGGYAVSGGLHGVGVSVVNALSTKVAVEVRTEGFRWTQDYKLGVPTAPLQKNEPISETGTTVTFWADGDIFETTDYSFETLSRRFQEMAFLNKGLTISLTDERAEHVDEDGKPLNVRYYYEGGIVDFVKYLNSRKGELIHPTVIDIEAEDKERLLSVEVAMQWNTQYSEGVYSFANTIHTHEGGTHEEGFRAALTGLVNRYAREKKLLREKDENLAGEDIREGLTAIISVKLGEPQFEGQTKTKLGNTEAKTFVQKVVHEHLTDWLDRNPTEAADIIRKSIQAATARVAARKARDLTRRKGLLETASLPGKLSDCQSNDPSKCEIFIVEGDSAGGSAKAGRNPQYQAILPIRGKILNVEKARIDKILQNTEIQALISAFGTGVHEDFDIAKLRYHKIILMADADVDGQHINTLLLTFLFRFMRPLVEAGHVYLSRPPLYKIKWGRDDFEYAYSDSERDALIELGRQQGKRTREDSIQRFKGLGEMNAEELRITTMDVDHRVLGQVTLDDAALADDLFSVLMGEDVEARRSFIQRNAKDVRFLDI; this comes from the coding sequence GTGCTGTGCCAGAAAGGGCGCTTCGTGGCCGATTCCGGCAACCCCAACGAGAGCAAAACGTCCACAGCAGCCGGCTCCGGCGCGCCGTCCAGCGGTTCGTCCTACGACGCCAGCGCGATCACGGTCCTTGAGGGCCTTGACGCCGTGCGCAAGCGTCCCGGTATGTACATCGGCTCGACGGGTGAGCGTGGTCTGCATCACCTTGTCCAAGAGGTCGTCGACAACTCGGTCGACGAGGCCCTGGCCGGTCATGCGGACACCATTGATGTGACGATCCTGGCCGACGGCGGCGTGCGCGTGATCGACAACGGTCGCGGCATCCCGGTGGGGATCATCCCCTCCGAGGGGAAGCCGGCGGTCGAGGTCGTGCTGACCGTGCTGCACGCGGGCGGCAAGTTCGGCGGCGGCGGTTATGCCGTCTCCGGTGGTCTGCACGGTGTGGGCGTCTCGGTCGTCAACGCGCTGTCGACCAAGGTGGCGGTGGAGGTCCGGACGGAGGGTTTCCGCTGGACGCAGGACTACAAGCTGGGTGTGCCGACGGCCCCGCTGCAGAAGAACGAGCCCATCTCGGAAACCGGCACCACGGTGACCTTCTGGGCCGACGGTGACATCTTCGAGACCACCGATTACTCCTTCGAGACGCTGTCGCGGCGCTTCCAGGAGATGGCGTTCCTGAACAAGGGCCTGACCATCTCGCTGACGGACGAGCGCGCGGAGCACGTCGACGAGGACGGCAAGCCGCTGAACGTCCGGTACTACTACGAGGGCGGCATCGTCGACTTCGTGAAGTACCTGAACTCGCGCAAGGGCGAGCTCATCCACCCCACGGTGATCGACATCGAGGCCGAGGACAAGGAGCGGCTGCTCTCGGTCGAGGTCGCGATGCAGTGGAACACCCAGTACAGCGAGGGTGTCTACAGCTTCGCGAACACGATCCACACGCATGAGGGCGGCACCCACGAGGAGGGCTTCCGCGCGGCGCTGACCGGTCTGGTCAACCGCTACGCGCGCGAGAAGAAGCTGCTCCGCGAGAAGGACGAGAACCTGGCGGGCGAGGACATCCGCGAGGGTCTCACCGCGATCATCTCGGTCAAGCTCGGTGAGCCGCAGTTCGAGGGCCAGACCAAGACCAAGCTGGGCAACACCGAGGCGAAGACCTTCGTGCAGAAGGTCGTGCACGAGCACCTCACCGACTGGCTGGACCGCAATCCGACCGAGGCCGCGGACATCATCCGCAAGTCGATCCAGGCGGCCACCGCCCGGGTCGCGGCCCGCAAGGCGCGTGACCTGACCCGTCGCAAGGGGCTGCTGGAGACGGCGTCGCTGCCGGGCAAGCTCAGCGACTGCCAGTCCAACGACCCGTCCAAGTGCGAGATCTTCATCGTCGAGGGTGACTCGGCCGGCGGTTCGGCGAAGGCCGGCCGTAATCCGCAGTACCAGGCGATCCTCCCGATCCGCGGCAAGATCCTGAACGTCGAGAAGGCGCGGATCGACAAGATCCTGCAGAACACCGAGATCCAGGCGCTGATCTCGGCCTTCGGTACGGGTGTGCACGAGGACTTCGACATCGCGAAGCTCCGCTATCACAAGATCATTCTGATGGCGGACGCCGACGTCGACGGCCAGCACATCAACACCCTGCTGCTGACCTTCCTCTTCCGCTTCATGCGCCCGCTGGTCGAGGCCGGGCACGTGTATCTGTCCCGCCCGCCGCTGTACAAGATCAAGTGGGGCCGGGACGACTTCGAGTACGCGTACTCCGACTCCGAGCGCGACGCCCTGATCGAGCTGGGCCGCCAGCAGGGCAAGCGCACCCGCGAGGACTCGATCCAGCGGTTCAAGGGCCTCGGTGAGATGAACGCCGAGGAGCTGCGGATCACCACCATGGACGTCGACCACCGCGTTCTCGGCCAGGTCACTCTGGACGACGCCGCCCTCGCCGACGACCTGTTCTCGGTGCTGATGGGTGAGGACGTCGAGGCCCGGCGCTCCTTCATCCAGCGCAACGCCAAGGATGTCCGCTTCCTCGACATCTAG
- a CDS encoding DUF721 domain-containing protein has translation MSDQEIPNPAPEPSGVDLARVALRAAKEQARARGAAAQQKKQARRGGLRSGARADGRDPLPLGAAINRLITERGWEAPAAVGGVMGRWPQLVGDDIALHCEPQKYDEDERVLTVQCDSTAWATQLRLLTPTIVARLNADLGHGTVKSIKVLAPAGPPRLYGRLRAPGSRGPGDTYG, from the coding sequence GTGAGCGATCAGGAGATCCCGAACCCGGCGCCGGAGCCGTCCGGTGTCGACCTTGCGCGTGTGGCGTTGCGTGCGGCGAAGGAGCAGGCGCGGGCGCGGGGGGCGGCGGCGCAGCAGAAGAAGCAGGCCCGGCGCGGGGGCTTGCGCAGTGGTGCGCGGGCGGACGGGCGCGATCCGCTGCCGCTGGGTGCGGCGATCAACCGGCTGATCACCGAGCGTGGCTGGGAGGCGCCGGCGGCGGTGGGCGGGGTGATGGGGCGCTGGCCGCAGTTGGTGGGTGACGACATCGCGTTGCACTGCGAGCCGCAGAAGTACGACGAGGACGAGCGGGTGCTCACCGTTCAGTGCGATTCCACGGCCTGGGCGACGCAGCTGCGGCTGCTGACTCCGACCATCGTGGCCAGGCTTAATGCGGATCTGGGCCATGGCACGGTGAAGTCGATCAAGGTTCTGGCGCCGGCCGGGCCGCCCCGGCTGTACGGGCGGCTGCGGGCGCCCGGCAGTCGTGGTCCTGGCGATACCTATGGGTAG
- the recF gene encoding DNA replication/repair protein RecF (All proteins in this family for which functions are known are DNA-binding proteins that assist the filamentation of RecA onto DNA for the initiation of recombination or recombinational repair.), giving the protein MHVAHLSLADFRSYARVEVPLDPGVTAFVGPNGQGKTNLVEAVGYLATLGSHRVANDAPLVRMGADRAIVRAAVVQGDRQQLVELEINPGRSNRARINRSSQVRPRDVLGIVRTVLFAPEDLALVKGDPGERRRFLDELLTARAPRLAGVRSDYERVLKQRNTLLKSAAMARRHGGRGGDLSTLDVWDQHLARAGAELLAYRLDLVHALQPLADKAYEQLAPGGGPLALEYRGSIGERMATASGREGLFEALMEALTESRKQEIERGVTLVGPHRDDLVLKLGQLPAKGYASHGESWSYALALRLASYDLLRADGNEPVLVLDDVFAELDEKRRARLAELVAPGEQVLVTAAVDDDVPGVLVGARYVVQDGLVERA; this is encoded by the coding sequence ATGCATGTCGCGCATCTGTCACTCGCCGACTTCCGCTCCTACGCCCGGGTCGAAGTTCCGCTCGACCCGGGCGTCACGGCTTTCGTGGGGCCGAACGGCCAGGGCAAGACCAATCTGGTCGAGGCGGTCGGCTATCTCGCGACGCTGGGCAGCCACCGGGTCGCCAATGACGCCCCGCTGGTGCGCATGGGCGCGGACCGGGCGATCGTGCGGGCGGCGGTCGTCCAGGGCGACCGGCAGCAGCTGGTCGAGCTGGAGATCAACCCGGGCAGGTCCAACCGCGCCCGGATCAACCGCTCTTCGCAGGTGCGGCCGCGTGATGTGCTCGGCATAGTCCGGACCGTCCTGTTCGCTCCCGAGGACCTGGCTCTGGTCAAGGGCGATCCGGGCGAGCGCCGCCGGTTCCTCGATGAGCTGCTCACCGCCCGCGCTCCGCGTCTGGCGGGGGTGCGCAGCGATTACGAGCGGGTGCTGAAGCAGCGCAACACTCTTCTGAAGTCCGCCGCGATGGCCCGCCGTCATGGCGGGCGCGGCGGCGATCTGTCCACGCTCGACGTGTGGGACCAGCACCTCGCGAGGGCCGGCGCCGAGCTTCTGGCGTACCGGCTGGATCTGGTGCACGCCTTGCAGCCGCTGGCGGACAAGGCGTATGAGCAGCTGGCGCCGGGCGGCGGGCCGCTCGCGTTGGAGTACCGCGGTTCGATCGGTGAGCGGATGGCCACGGCGAGCGGGCGCGAGGGGCTGTTCGAGGCGCTGATGGAGGCCCTGACCGAGTCCCGTAAGCAGGAGATCGAGCGCGGGGTGACGCTGGTCGGCCCGCACCGTGACGACCTGGTCCTGAAGCTGGGGCAGCTGCCCGCGAAGGGTTACGCCAGTCATGGCGAGTCCTGGTCGTACGCGCTGGCGCTGCGGCTGGCCTCGTACGACCTGTTGCGCGCGGACGGCAACGAGCCGGTGCTGGTCCTGGACGACGTGTTCGCGGAGCTGGACGAGAAGCGGCGTGCGCGGCTCGCGGAGCTGGTGGCGCCGGGCGAGCAGGTGCTGGTGACGGCGGCGGTGGACGATGACGTGCCGGGGGTGCTGGTCGGCGCTCGCTATGTGGTGCAGGACGGGCTGGTGGAGCGGGCGTGA
- the dnaN gene encoding DNA polymerase III subunit beta, protein MKIRVERDVLAEAVAWAARSLPARPPVPVLAGLLLKAEDGSLSLSGFDYEVSARVSVEADVEEDGTVLVSGRLLADIARALPNRPVEISTEGARVTVVCGSSRFTLHTLPVEEYPALPDMPTATGTVPGEVFAAAAAQVAIAAGRDDTLPVLTGVRIEIEGDTVTLASTDRYRFAVREFLWKPEQPDISAVALVPAKTLLDTAKSLTNGDTVSIALAGSGAGEGLIGFEGAGRRTTTRLLEGDLPKYRTLFPTEFASIAVIETAPFVEAVKRVALVAERNTPVRLSFEQGVLTLEAGSSDDAQAVERVDAKLDGDDISIAFNPTFLLDGLSAIDSPVAQLSFTTSTKPALLSGRPAVDAEADQAYKYLIMPVRLSG, encoded by the coding sequence GTGAAGATCCGGGTGGAGCGCGATGTACTCGCGGAGGCAGTGGCCTGGGCGGCCCGCAGTCTCCCGGCCCGTCCCCCGGTGCCCGTTCTCGCGGGCCTGCTGCTGAAGGCGGAGGACGGCTCGCTGAGCCTGTCCGGCTTCGACTACGAGGTCTCCGCCCGGGTCTCGGTCGAGGCCGACGTCGAGGAGGACGGCACCGTCCTCGTCTCCGGCCGGCTGCTCGCCGACATCGCCCGCGCACTTCCCAACAGGCCTGTGGAGATCTCCACCGAGGGTGCCCGGGTCACCGTCGTCTGCGGCAGTTCCCGGTTCACACTCCACACCCTGCCTGTGGAGGAGTACCCGGCACTGCCCGACATGCCCACCGCCACCGGCACCGTCCCCGGCGAGGTCTTCGCCGCGGCCGCCGCCCAGGTGGCCATCGCCGCCGGCCGTGACGACACCCTCCCGGTGCTGACCGGCGTACGGATCGAGATCGAGGGCGACACGGTCACCCTGGCCTCCACCGACCGCTACCGCTTCGCGGTCCGCGAGTTCCTGTGGAAGCCGGAGCAGCCGGACATCTCCGCTGTCGCCCTGGTGCCCGCCAAGACGCTGCTGGACACCGCCAAGTCGCTGACCAACGGCGACACCGTCTCCATCGCGCTGGCGGGCTCCGGGGCCGGTGAGGGCCTGATCGGCTTCGAGGGCGCGGGCCGCCGCACCACCACCCGGCTGCTTGAGGGCGACCTGCCGAAGTACCGCACGCTCTTCCCGACCGAGTTCGCCTCGATCGCGGTGATCGAGACCGCGCCGTTCGTCGAGGCCGTCAAGCGCGTCGCGCTCGTCGCCGAGCGCAACACCCCTGTCCGGCTGAGCTTCGAGCAGGGTGTGCTCACCCTGGAGGCCGGTTCCAGTGACGACGCACAGGCTGTGGAGCGGGTCGACGCCAAGCTGGACGGCGACGACATCTCGATCGCCTTCAACCCGACCTTCCTGCTGGACGGGCTGAGCGCGATCGACTCCCCGGTGGCCCAGCTGTCGTTCACCACCTCGACCAAGCCCGCGCTGCTGAGCGGCCGTCCGGCGGTCGACGCCGAGGCCGACCAGGCGTACAAGTACCTGATCATGCCGGTCCGTCTTTCGGGCTGA
- the dnaA gene encoding chromosomal replication initiator protein DnaA, with product MADVTADLASVWPRVLQKILVESEDLKPKDADWLKRTQPLALVAGTAVLSAPNEFAKSVLEGRLLPLITEVLSHEFGHPVGIAIAVASGADAEPGPAPSAPEQPAQGPPQYGEQQYGQQPYGAPESQPYGGQHRREYDEAYDRPPMDDGPRLRRAYPDHQGGAPGGWPPREQAPDSWQQQRPGPPGGGYGERDPYLQAPQPRYESHPPPQQQQQHQQLQQPQAPVRHEPPSKPSGGGSSPSGPAEPTARLNPKYLFDTFVIGASNRFAHAAAVAVAEAPAKAYNPLFIYGESGLGKTHLLHAIGHYARSLYPGTRVRYVSSEEFTNEFINSIRDGKADAFRKRYRDMDILLVDDIQFLASKESTQEEFFHTFNTLHNANKQIVLSSDRPPKQLVTLEDRLRNRFEWGLITDVQPPELETRIAILRKKAVQEQLNAPPEVLEFIASRISRNIRELEGALIRVTAFASLNRQPVDLQLTEIVLKDLIPGGEDSLPEISGPAIMAETASYFGLDVEDLSGSSRSRVLVTARQIAMYLCRELTDLSLPKIGALFGGRDHTTVMHADRKIRSLMAERRSIYNQVTELTNRIKS from the coding sequence GTGGCCGACGTAACTGCCGATCTTGCCTCAGTGTGGCCAAGGGTCCTGCAGAAGATCCTGGTGGAGAGCGAGGACCTGAAACCGAAGGACGCGGACTGGCTCAAGCGCACCCAGCCGCTCGCGCTGGTCGCGGGCACCGCGGTGCTCTCCGCCCCCAACGAATTCGCCAAGAGCGTCCTCGAAGGACGGCTGCTGCCGCTGATCACCGAGGTGCTCAGCCATGAGTTCGGCCACCCGGTCGGGATCGCCATCGCGGTCGCCTCCGGCGCCGACGCCGAGCCCGGCCCCGCCCCCTCGGCCCCCGAGCAGCCCGCCCAGGGCCCGCCCCAGTACGGGGAACAGCAGTACGGGCAGCAGCCCTACGGCGCCCCCGAGTCCCAGCCGTACGGCGGCCAGCACCGCCGCGAGTACGACGAGGCCTACGACCGGCCCCCCATGGACGACGGCCCCCGGCTGCGCCGCGCCTACCCCGACCACCAGGGCGGCGCCCCCGGCGGCTGGCCGCCCCGCGAGCAGGCCCCCGACTCCTGGCAGCAGCAGCGCCCCGGCCCGCCCGGCGGCGGCTACGGCGAGCGCGACCCCTATCTCCAGGCCCCGCAGCCCCGCTACGAGTCGCACCCCCCGCCCCAGCAGCAACAACAGCATCAGCAGTTGCAGCAGCCCCAGGCACCGGTGCGCCACGAGCCGCCGTCCAAGCCCAGCGGGGGAGGCAGCAGCCCGTCCGGCCCGGCCGAGCCCACCGCCCGCCTGAACCCGAAGTACCTCTTCGACACGTTCGTCATCGGCGCGTCCAACCGCTTCGCGCACGCCGCCGCCGTGGCGGTCGCCGAGGCGCCGGCCAAGGCGTACAACCCGCTGTTCATCTACGGCGAGTCCGGCCTCGGCAAGACGCACCTGCTGCACGCCATCGGGCACTACGCGCGCAGCCTCTACCCGGGCACCCGCGTCCGGTATGTGAGCTCGGAGGAGTTCACCAACGAGTTCATCAACTCCATCCGGGACGGCAAGGCGGATGCCTTCCGCAAGCGCTACCGGGACATGGACATCCTGCTGGTCGACGACATCCAGTTCCTGGCGAGCAAGGAGTCGACGCAGGAGGAGTTCTTCCACACCTTCAACACCCTGCACAACGCCAACAAGCAGATCGTGCTCTCCTCCGACCGGCCGCCCAAGCAGCTGGTCACCCTGGAGGACCGGCTCCGCAACCGCTTCGAGTGGGGCCTGATCACCGACGTCCAGCCGCCCGAGCTGGAGACCCGGATCGCGATCCTGCGCAAGAAGGCCGTACAGGAGCAGCTCAACGCCCCGCCCGAGGTGCTGGAGTTCATCGCCAGCCGTATCTCGCGCAACATCCGCGAGCTGGAGGGCGCCCTGATCCGGGTCACCGCCTTCGCGAGCCTCAACCGGCAGCCGGTGGACCTCCAGCTGACCGAGATCGTGCTCAAGGACCTGATCCCGGGCGGCGAGGACTCGCTGCCGGAGATCAGCGGTCCGGCGATCATGGCCGAGACCGCCTCGTACTTCGGTCTGGACGTGGAGGACCTCTCCGGCTCCTCGCGCAGCCGGGTGCTCGTCACGGCCCGGCAGATCGCCATGTACCTGTGCCGCGAACTCACCGACCTGTCACTGCCGAAGATCGGCGCGCTGTTCGGGGGCCGCGACCATACGACGGTGATGCACGCCGACCGCAAGATCCGTTCGCTGATGGCCGAGCGACGCTCCATCTACAACCAGGTCACGGAGCTCACCAACCGCATCAAGAGCTGA
- the rpmH gene encoding 50S ribosomal protein L34, translating into MSKRTFQPNNRRRAKTHGFRLRMRTRAGRAILATRRGKGRAKLSA; encoded by the coding sequence GTGAGCAAGCGCACCTTCCAGCCGAACAACCGTCGTCGCGCCAAGACCCACGGCTTCCGGCTGCGTATGCGGACGCGCGCCGGTCGTGCGATTCTCGCGACCCGCCGCGGTAAGGGCCGCGCCAAGCTGTCCGCCTGA
- the rnpA gene encoding ribonuclease P protein component: MLPSGNRLRRRQDFATAVRGRRAGRPLLVVHLRTQTRTDNGFADDITDPHAAGGTVPPARAGFVVSKAVGNAVTRNAVKRRLRHLVRERLTLLPPGSLVVVRALPAAGDAEYEELARDLDAALQRLLGVAR; encoded by the coding sequence GTGCTGCCCTCCGGGAATCGGCTGAGGCGGCGCCAGGACTTCGCGACCGCGGTACGCGGGCGCAGGGCCGGACGTCCGTTGCTGGTCGTCCATCTGCGTACGCAAACGCGTACGGACAACGGCTTCGCCGATGACATCACGGACCCGCATGCGGCGGGGGGAACCGTCCCCCCGGCGCGTGCGGGTTTCGTCGTGAGCAAAGCCGTGGGCAACGCGGTCACGCGCAACGCGGTCAAGCGCCGGCTTCGGCACCTGGTCCGCGAGCGACTGACTTTGCTGCCCCCCGGTAGCCTGGTAGTCGTACGAGCGCTGCCCGCCGCGGGCGACGCCGAATACGAGGAGCTGGCCCGAGACCTGGACGCCGCGTTGCAACGGCTCCTGGGGGTGGCGCGATGA
- the yidD gene encoding membrane protein insertion efficiency factor YidD: MKYPLLALIKIYQWTISPLLGPVCKYYPSCSHYGYTAIDRHGAVKGTALTAWRILRCNPWSLGGVDHVPPRKRPPWHDRLRRYLRGRGGGSVTPEPAETPNAQGA, translated from the coding sequence ATGAAGTACCCGCTGCTGGCGTTGATCAAGATCTATCAGTGGACGATCAGTCCGCTGCTCGGTCCGGTCTGCAAGTACTACCCCTCGTGCTCCCACTACGGGTACACGGCGATCGACCGGCACGGTGCGGTCAAGGGCACGGCCCTGACCGCATGGCGGATCCTGCGATGCAACCCCTGGTCGCTGGGCGGGGTGGACCATGTTCCGCCACGCAAGCGGCCGCCGTGGCACGATCGGCTGCGGCGCTACTTGCGGGGCCGCGGAGGCGGGTCCGTCACACCCGAGCCCGCCGAGACCCCTAACGCCCAAGGAGCCTGA
- the yidC gene encoding membrane protein insertase YidC: MGIFNPLYDAVSWIIVQFHSLYSLVFDKDSGWAWGLSIISLVILIRICLIPLFVKQIKSTRNMQALQPKMKAIQERYKSDKQRQSEEMMKLYKETGTNPLSSCLPILAQSPFFFSLYHVLSYIAQGKEVGVLTQTQVNSAQHAHIFGAPLSAKFTDSAATLAKLGASVTDVRVVTIIMIVLMSASQFYTQRQLMTKNVDMTVKTPFMQQQKMLMYVFPIMFAIFGVNFPVGVLIYWLTTNVWTMGQQMFVIRRNPTPGSLAFKERQERLKAAGKLKDEPVKAEVADAAPVKRAQPKRQTKSQRQTGGAQPSAAGGGAAKKAAATPPASTAPAADAKSSKPQPSKAQPSKAQPKPNLSKKK, encoded by the coding sequence GTGGGGATCTTCAACCCCCTCTATGACGCCGTTTCCTGGATCATCGTCCAGTTCCATTCGCTGTACAGCCTGGTATTCGACAAGGACAGCGGCTGGGCGTGGGGTCTTTCGATCATCTCGCTGGTGATCCTGATCCGTATCTGCCTGATCCCGCTGTTCGTGAAGCAGATCAAGTCGACGCGGAACATGCAGGCGCTCCAGCCGAAGATGAAGGCGATCCAGGAGCGCTACAAGAGCGACAAGCAGCGTCAGTCCGAAGAGATGATGAAGCTGTACAAGGAGACGGGCACCAACCCGCTCTCCTCGTGCCTGCCGATTCTGGCCCAGTCGCCGTTCTTCTTCTCGCTGTACCACGTCCTGAGCTACATCGCGCAGGGCAAGGAGGTCGGCGTTCTCACGCAGACCCAGGTGAACAGCGCCCAGCACGCCCATATCTTCGGTGCCCCGCTGTCCGCGAAGTTCACCGACAGCGCGGCCACGCTCGCCAAGCTGGGCGCGTCGGTCACCGATGTGCGCGTAGTCACGATCATCATGATCGTCCTGATGTCGGCCTCGCAGTTCTACACGCAGCGCCAGCTGATGACGAAGAACGTCGACATGACGGTGAAGACGCCGTTCATGCAGCAGCAGAAGATGCTGATGTACGTCTTCCCGATCATGTTCGCCATCTTCGGTGTCAACTTCCCGGTCGGTGTCCTCATCTACTGGCTGACCACCAACGTGTGGACCATGGGCCAGCAGATGTTCGTGATCCGCCGGAACCCGACCCCGGGCAGCCTCGCGTTCAAGGAGCGGCAGGAGCGGCTGAAGGCCGCGGGCAAGCTGAAGGACGAGCCGGTCAAGGCGGAGGTCGCGGACGCGGCGCCGGTGAAGCGTGCGCAGCCGAAGCGGCAGACGAAGTCGCAGCGTCAGACGGGCGGTGCCCAGCCGTCGGCCGCGGGTGGTGGTGCGGCCAAGAAGGCCGCCGCCACGCCTCCCGCGAGCACGGCGCCTGCTGCGGATGCCAAGTCCAGCAAGCCGCAGCCCAGCAAGGCCCAGCCGAGCAAGGCGCAGCCCAAGCCGAACCTGTCGAAGAAGAAGTAG
- a CDS encoding Jag family protein, with protein sequence MTDGNTTDALTRLEQEGEIAADYLEGLLDIADLDGDIDMDVEGERASVSIVGEGSSRDLNKLVGRDGEVLEALQELTRLAVHRETGDRSRLMLDIAGFRARKRTELAELGAKAAEEAKGSGEPVKLRPMTPFERKVVHDAVAAAGLRSESEGEEPQRCVVVLPV encoded by the coding sequence GTGACGGACGGCAACACCACCGACGCGCTGACCCGCCTGGAGCAGGAGGGCGAGATCGCGGCCGACTACCTTGAGGGTCTGCTGGACATCGCCGACCTCGACGGGGACATCGACATGGATGTCGAGGGCGAGCGCGCCTCTGTCTCGATCGTCGGCGAGGGCTCCAGCCGTGACCTGAACAAGCTGGTCGGGCGGGACGGCGAGGTGCTTGAGGCGCTGCAGGAGCTGACCCGGCTCGCGGTGCACCGCGAGACCGGCGACCGCAGCCGTCTGATGCTGGACATCGCCGGCTTCCGGGCGCGCAAGCGTACCGAGCTGGCCGAGCTGGGCGCCAAGGCCGCAGAGGAGGCCAAGGGCTCCGGCGAGCCGGTGAAGCTGAGGCCGATGACCCCGTTCGAGCGCAAGGTCGTCCATGACGCGGTCGCGGCGGCGGGTCTGCGCAGCGAGTCCGAGGGCGAGGAGCCCCAGCGCTGTGTGGTCGTTCTCCCGGTCTGA
- the rsmG gene encoding 16S rRNA (guanine(527)-N(7))-methyltransferase RsmG produces the protein MYDGRTVLVTDEAAAELPPAPEVAREVFGERYADAVRYAELLADAGVRRGLIGPREVPRLWERHLLNCAVLSEVIPHGVSVCDVGSGAGLPGIPLALTRPDLSITLLEPLLRRTTFLEEVVRLLGLGNVTVVRGRAEEMIGKLPAVDVVTARAVAPLDRLAGWGLPLLRPHGEMAVLKGDTAEEELKAARAALSRLGAVETSVVQVGEGLVDPPSTVVRVLAGESPGGVRAATRRAKAARASRRRQR, from the coding sequence ATGTACGACGGAAGGACGGTCCTCGTGACGGACGAGGCGGCAGCGGAGCTTCCCCCGGCGCCGGAAGTGGCGCGGGAGGTCTTCGGAGAGCGCTACGCGGACGCGGTGCGCTATGCGGAGCTGCTTGCCGACGCCGGAGTGCGTCGTGGGCTGATCGGTCCGCGGGAGGTGCCCCGGCTGTGGGAGCGCCACCTGCTGAACTGCGCGGTGCTGTCCGAGGTGATTCCGCACGGTGTCTCGGTGTGCGATGTGGGTTCCGGGGCCGGGCTGCCGGGGATCCCTCTGGCGCTGACCCGTCCTGATCTGTCGATCACCCTCCTTGAGCCGCTGCTGCGGCGTACGACCTTCCTGGAGGAGGTGGTGCGGCTGCTCGGCCTGGGCAATGTGACGGTGGTGCGCGGCCGTGCCGAGGAGATGATCGGCAAGCTGCCCGCGGTGGACGTGGTGACCGCTCGCGCGGTGGCGCCACTGGACCGCCTGGCGGGCTGGGGGCTGCCTCTGCTGCGTCCGCACGGGGAGATGGCGGTACTCAAGGGGGACACCGCGGAGGAGGAGCTGAAGGCGGCACGGGCCGCGCTCAGCCGGCTCGGTGCGGTGGAGACCTCCGTGGTCCAGGTCGGCGAGGGGCTTGTGGACCCGCCGTCGACGGTGGTGCGGGTGCTGGCGGGCGAGAGCCCTGGCGGTGTGCGGGCGGCGACCCGCCGGGCGAAGGCGGCGCGGGCGAGCCGACGGCGTCAGCGCTGA